One genomic window of Pseudomonas aeruginosa includes the following:
- the cbpA gene encoding cAMP-binding protein CbpA gives MYLLGEQPAYADQLINRLQGIPHRLLEGLAPSGPALELERSDDLERELPADQVFLVESGLLHALVDERPLFYLQEGDLLGLRRGLELPACRHANEEPIRLLPYSRDALLQHIHADQERQELLLQYLIGQTALLGDALAHLKQPEVRPATGFRHFAAGEALIRQGDDADHVFIIIEGHAEALVDGQKVGDVQKDEIFGAMAVFTREKRSATVVASEPCTVMVIPKEQFLGLMQNNPRIAHSLIEGMARRIDLLNREVTQLRLRRSA, from the coding sequence ATGTATCTACTCGGCGAGCAACCGGCTTATGCCGACCAATTGATCAATCGCCTGCAGGGGATCCCTCACCGCTTGCTCGAAGGCCTGGCACCCAGCGGCCCCGCCCTGGAACTGGAACGTAGCGACGACCTGGAACGCGAGCTGCCCGCCGACCAGGTATTCCTGGTGGAAAGCGGCCTGCTGCATGCGCTGGTCGACGAACGCCCACTGTTCTACCTCCAGGAAGGCGACCTCCTCGGCCTTCGACGCGGACTCGAGCTCCCCGCCTGCCGGCATGCCAACGAAGAGCCGATCCGCCTGCTGCCCTATTCGCGCGATGCGCTGCTCCAGCACATCCATGCTGACCAGGAACGTCAGGAACTGCTATTGCAGTACCTGATCGGACAGACTGCCCTGCTCGGCGATGCGCTGGCGCACCTGAAGCAGCCGGAAGTCCGCCCGGCCACCGGCTTCCGCCACTTCGCCGCGGGCGAGGCGCTGATCCGCCAGGGCGACGATGCGGATCATGTGTTCATCATCATCGAGGGGCATGCCGAAGCGCTGGTGGACGGCCAGAAAGTCGGCGATGTGCAGAAGGACGAGATCTTCGGCGCCATGGCCGTGTTCACTCGCGAGAAACGCAGCGCCACGGTGGTCGCCAGCGAACCCTGCACGGTGATGGTGATTCCCAAGGAGCAGTTCCTCGGCCTTATGCAGAACAACCCGCGAATCGCCCATAGCCTGATCGAAGGCATGGCCCGGCGGATAGACCTGCTTAACCGGGAAGTGACCCAGCTGCGCCTTCGCCGCAGCGCCTGA